The following proteins come from a genomic window of Gossypium raimondii isolate GPD5lz chromosome 5, ASM2569854v1, whole genome shotgun sequence:
- the LOC105770376 gene encoding UDP-rhamnose/UDP-galactose transporter 6 produces MAPANKAERKAVVDASAWMFNVVTSVGIIIVNKALMATYGFSFATTLTGLHFATTTLMTAVLRWLGYIQSSHLPMAELLKFVLFANFSIVGMNVSLMWNSVGFYQIAKLSMIPVSCFLEVVMDKIRYSRDTKLSIAVVLLGVGVCTVTDVSVNTKGFIAAFIAVWSTSLQQYYVHHLQRRYNLSSFNLLGHTAPAQAGTLLLLGPFLDYWLTSQRVDAYNYNIVSIMFILLSCTIAVGTNLSQFICIGRFTAVSFQVLGHMKTILVLIMGFFFFGKEGLNLHVVLGMIIAVAGMIWYGNASSKPGGKERRSLSLPTIRQQKPSNLSDSNEHDSKV; encoded by the exons ATGGCTCCAGCTAACAAGGCTGAAAGAAAGGCAGTTGTAGATGCGTCTGCCTGGATGTTCAATGTTGTCACTTCTGTTGGAATTATTATTGTCAATAAAGCCTTGATGGCTACTTATGGTTTCAGTTTTG CCACAACATTAACTGGTTTGCATTTTGCTACCACAACCTTGATGACAGCTGTTCTAAGATGGTTAGGATACATTCAATCTTCTCACCTACCCATGGCTGAGcttttgaaatttgttttatttgcaAACTTCTCTATTGTTGGAATGAACGTTAGTCTGATGTGGAACTCTGTGGGATTTTATCAG ATTGCAAAGCTCAGTATGATTCCTGTATCCTGTTTTTTGGAAGTTGTGATGGACAAGATTCGGTACTCCAGAGACACAAAGCTGAGCATAGCTGTTGTTCTTCTGGGTGTTGGTGTTTGTACTGTGACTGATGTGAGTGTTAATACCAAGGGTTTCATAGCTGCCTTCATTGCAGTTTGGAGTACTTCTCTGCAGCAGTAT TATGTACATCACCTTCAGCGAAGGTACAACCTTAGTTCCTTCAACCTACTGGGACACACTGCTCCTGCCCAGGCTGGAACACTGCTGCTATTAGGACCATTTCTGGATTATTGGTTGACAAGCCAGAGAGTTGATGCctataattataatatagtaTCTATT ATGTTTATATTACTTTCATGTACTATAGCAGTTGGAACCAACCTCAGCCAATTCATCTGCATTGGCAGATTTACTGCAGTCTCTTTCCAAGTACTTGGCCATATGAAGACAATCCTCGTATTGATTATGGGATTCTTTTTCTTCGGAAAAGAAGGCCTCAATCTACATGTGGTTCTGGGCATGATCATAGCAGTGGCTGGAATGATTTGGTACGGAAATGCTTCATCTAAGCCTGGTGGGAAAGAGCGTCGCAGCCTATCTCTTCCTACAATCCGACAACAAAAGCCCAGCAATTTATCGGATTCTAATGAACATGATTCGAAAGTTTGA
- the LOC105770755 gene encoding 40S ribosomal protein S18, whose protein sequence is MSLVANEDFQHILRVLNTNVDGKQKIMFALTSIKGIGRRFANIVCKKADVDMNKRAGELTAQELDNLMTIVANPRQFKIPDWFLNRQKDYKDGKYSQVVSNALDMKLRDDLERLKKIRNHRGLRHYWGLRVRGQHTKTTGRRGKTVGVSKKR, encoded by the exons ATG TCTCTGGTGGCCAACGAAGATTTTCAGCACATTTTACGTGTATTGAACACCAACGTTGATGGAAAGCAGAAGATTATGTTTGCTTTGACTTCCATCAAGGGTATCGGAAGGCGTTTTGCTAACATTGTTTGCAAGAAGGCCGATGTCGATATGAACAAGAG GGCTGGTGAGTTGACTGCACAGGAACTGGACAATCTCATGACCATTGTTGCCAACCCCAGGCAGTTTAAAATTCCAGACTGGTTTCTGAATAGGCAAAAGGATTACAAGGATGGAAAGTATTCCCAGGTTGTTTCTAATGCTCTCGACATGAAGTTGAGAGATGACTTGGAGCGTTTGAAGAAAATCAG GAACCACCGTGGGCTGAGGCACTACTGGGGCCTACGTGTCCGCGGTCAGCACACCAAGACTACCGGTCGCAGAGGGAAGACTGTTGGTGTCTCTAAGAAGCGTTga